In Janthinobacterium sp. J1-1, a single genomic region encodes these proteins:
- a CDS encoding flagellar assembly protein FliH gives MTSFGDDRPSVVAARKLLEPEPEPEPDPFAELIEEELAPPLEYPTQEEVDAIREAAHATAFEEGRNAGYAEGHAAGHADGHAQSYAEGQQASSVELAHLQTIAVGFGTALQHADELIANEVMELALQLAKGMLKAALPVRPELMLPMVREAIEYLPVLQQPALLMLNPEDAQVVRDGIGEELDKGGWRVIEDPSVERGGCKIDTASNQIDAQASTRWQRLTHALGKDLDWLAP, from the coding sequence ATGACCTCGTTCGGCGACGACCGCCCGAGCGTGGTGGCGGCGCGCAAGCTGCTCGAACCCGAGCCGGAACCGGAACCCGATCCCTTTGCCGAGCTGATCGAAGAGGAACTGGCGCCGCCGCTGGAATATCCGACCCAGGAAGAAGTCGATGCCATCCGCGAGGCGGCGCACGCCACCGCCTTCGAGGAAGGCCGCAACGCCGGCTATGCCGAAGGCCATGCGGCCGGCCACGCCGACGGCCACGCGCAATCGTATGCCGAAGGCCAGCAGGCCTCCAGCGTGGAACTGGCGCATTTGCAAACCATCGCCGTCGGCTTCGGCACCGCGCTGCAGCATGCCGACGAGCTGATCGCCAATGAAGTGATGGAACTGGCCTTGCAGCTGGCCAAGGGCATGCTGAAAGCCGCCCTGCCGGTGCGCCCCGAACTGATGTTGCCGATGGTGCGCGAAGCCATCGAATACCTGCCCGTGCTGCAACAGCCGGCCTTGCTGATGCTCAATCCGGAAGACGCGCAGGTGGTGCGCGACGGCATCGGCGAAGAACTCGACAAGGGCGGCTGGCGCGTGATCGAAGACCCGTCGGTGGAGCGTGGCGGCTGCAAGATCGACACCGCCAGCAACCAGATCGATGCCCAGGCGTCGACCCGCTGGCAGCGCCTCACGCATGCCTTGGGTAAAGACCTGGACTGGCTGGCGCCGTGA
- a CDS encoding flagellar hook-length control protein FliK, with protein MQTPISQISSPNATPAPAKREMPSGSAPDGDFQRTLNRQLEQRQANGRAQAQTPAQAAAKPAAPAPTPAPASGKAAEQAATEQAHASTAKEAAPAEKDSESSESEETVTAEAKPPADPIADMLALVGSIKLAMQQPADAGARALARLDGKIDGKSISAAQLLAGQKAAGTGTETVLDDAKGGGFSASLGKAQAGASAQAGKLDAGKLALDAQLAATAKAGAALAEPLSKEATPDLTRLAAPLAPGALQQAAAAAAVPADKLMGRVGTPAWDQQLGQKVVWMAAGGDQSATLTLNPPDLGPLQVVLTVTNDQADAAFMSAQPEVRQALEAALPRLRDMMAEAGIAFGNATVSDGAAQQQSGQRDASGGGRGGSGTVKGGEIAIAQNGSRGRPTLGEVDTFA; from the coding sequence ATGCAGACCCCGATTTCCCAGATTTCCTCCCCGAATGCCACGCCGGCGCCGGCCAAGCGCGAGATGCCGTCCGGCAGCGCGCCCGACGGTGATTTCCAGCGTACCCTGAACCGCCAGCTGGAACAGCGCCAGGCCAATGGCCGCGCCCAGGCGCAAACGCCGGCCCAGGCGGCGGCCAAGCCTGCTGCGCCTGCGCCCACACCCGCGCCGGCCTCCGGCAAGGCGGCCGAACAGGCGGCCACCGAGCAGGCCCATGCGAGCACGGCCAAGGAAGCGGCGCCGGCCGAGAAGGACAGCGAGAGCAGCGAATCGGAAGAGACGGTGACGGCGGAAGCGAAGCCGCCAGCCGACCCGATCGCCGACATGCTGGCCCTGGTCGGCAGCATCAAGCTGGCGATGCAACAGCCAGCCGACGCGGGCGCACGCGCGCTGGCCAGGCTTGACGGCAAGATCGATGGCAAGAGCATCAGTGCGGCGCAGTTGCTGGCCGGACAAAAGGCGGCCGGTACCGGGACCGAGACTGTGCTTGACGACGCCAAGGGCGGCGGTTTTAGCGCCAGCCTGGGCAAGGCGCAGGCCGGCGCCAGCGCGCAGGCCGGCAAGCTCGACGCGGGCAAGCTGGCGCTCGACGCGCAACTGGCGGCCACCGCCAAAGCCGGCGCCGCGCTGGCCGAACCGTTGTCCAAGGAAGCGACACCCGACCTGACCCGCCTGGCCGCGCCACTGGCGCCTGGCGCCCTGCAGCAGGCCGCGGCGGCGGCCGCCGTGCCGGCCGACAAATTGATGGGCCGCGTCGGCACGCCGGCCTGGGACCAGCAACTGGGGCAAAAAGTGGTGTGGATGGCGGCCGGTGGTGACCAGAGCGCCACCCTGACCCTGAACCCGCCCGATCTTGGTCCGCTGCAAGTGGTGCTGACGGTCACCAATGACCAGGCCGACGCCGCCTTCATGTCGGCCCAGCCGGAAGTACGGCAAGCGCTGGAAGCGGCCCTGCCGCGCCTGCGCGACATGATGGCCGAGGCCGGCATTGCGTTTGGCAACGCCACCGTGTCGGACGGCGCGGCGCAGCAGCAGAGCGGCCAGCGCGACGCTTCCGGCGGCGGACGCGGCGGCAGCGGCACGGTCAAGGGCGGCGAGATCGCCATCGCCCAGAACGGCAGCCGCGGCAGGCCGACACTGGGCGAAGTCGATACCTTTGCCTGA
- the fliE gene encoding flagellar hook-basal body complex protein FliE, translating into MGGIDSSRIEAMISQLKAAATRPEAKVPAIQTEAPAAKVNFADALKGALDSVASAQKTSADLGKRFTMGDDSVSLSDVMVASQKAGIQFQATVQVRNKLVSSYHEIMNMQV; encoded by the coding sequence ATGGGTGGTATAGACAGCAGCAGGATCGAGGCGATGATCTCGCAATTGAAGGCCGCGGCCACGCGGCCGGAGGCGAAAGTGCCGGCGATCCAGACCGAGGCGCCGGCCGCCAAGGTCAATTTTGCCGACGCGCTCAAGGGCGCGCTCGACTCGGTCGCCAGCGCGCAGAAGACGTCGGCAGACCTGGGCAAGCGCTTTACCATGGGCGACGATAGCGTCAGCCTGTCGGACGTGATGGTGGCCTCGCAAAAAGCCGGCATCCAGTTCCAGGCGACGGTGCAGGTGCGCAATAAACTGGTGTCGTCCTACCATGAGATCATGAACATGCAGGTGTGA
- the fliI gene encoding flagellar protein export ATPase FliI: MQVSGRVTRVAGLVMEAVGLRLAVGAACTVPLPNGGRVEAEVVGFEGDRLFLMPQSDVEGIVPGTRVFSVEPAIPRPGSVAHPRRRPSDRARHLPVGPQLLGRVLDGAGRPLDQLGPLHTTDSAPINVRPANPLGRAPIVSTLDVGVRSINAMLTVGRGQRMGLFAGSGVGKSVLLGMMARYTEADVIVVGLIGERGREVKEFIEQILGPEGLARSVVVAAPADTPPLMRLQGAAYATAIAEHFRDQGQNVLLIMDSLTRYAMAQREIALAIGEPPATKGYPPSVFAKLPVLVERAGNGEEGGGSITAFYTVLTEGDDQQDPIADSARAILDGHIVLNRRLAEAGHYPAIDIEQSISRAAHSITSHEHQQKARKLKQLYSRYERSRDLISVGAYAAGTDPVLDQAIALHERIEAFLQQQITERVSMDESLGQLAALFE; this comes from the coding sequence ATGCAGGTCTCGGGCCGGGTCACGCGCGTGGCCGGCCTGGTGATGGAAGCGGTCGGCCTGCGCCTGGCCGTCGGCGCCGCCTGCACCGTGCCGCTACCCAATGGCGGCCGGGTCGAGGCCGAAGTGGTCGGCTTCGAAGGCGACCGGCTGTTCCTGATGCCGCAAAGCGATGTCGAAGGCATCGTGCCGGGCACCCGCGTGTTTTCGGTCGAACCGGCGATACCGCGCCCGGGCAGCGTGGCGCACCCGCGCCGCCGCCCGAGCGACCGGGCGCGCCATTTGCCGGTCGGCCCGCAATTGCTGGGCCGCGTGCTCGACGGCGCAGGCAGGCCGCTCGATCAACTGGGCCCGCTGCACACCACCGACAGCGCGCCGATCAATGTGCGCCCCGCCAATCCGCTGGGCCGCGCGCCCATCGTGTCGACCCTGGACGTTGGCGTGCGCTCGATCAACGCCATGCTGACGGTCGGCCGTGGCCAGCGCATGGGCCTGTTCGCCGGCTCCGGCGTCGGCAAGAGCGTGCTGCTGGGCATGATGGCCCGCTATACCGAGGCGGACGTGATCGTGGTCGGCCTGATCGGCGAACGGGGCCGCGAAGTCAAGGAATTCATCGAACAGATACTGGGGCCGGAAGGCCTGGCGCGCTCGGTGGTGGTGGCGGCGCCGGCAGACACGCCGCCGCTGATGCGCTTGCAGGGCGCGGCGTATGCGACGGCGATTGCCGAGCACTTCCGCGACCAGGGGCAAAACGTGCTCTTGATCATGGATTCGCTGACCCGCTACGCCATGGCGCAGCGCGAGATCGCGCTGGCGATCGGCGAGCCGCCCGCCACCAAGGGCTATCCGCCGTCAGTGTTCGCCAAGCTGCCGGTGCTGGTGGAACGGGCCGGCAATGGCGAGGAAGGCGGCGGCTCGATCACCGCGTTCTATACCGTGCTGACCGAGGGCGATGACCAGCAGGACCCGATCGCCGACTCGGCGCGCGCGATTCTCGACGGCCACATCGTGCTCAACCGCCGCCTGGCCGAAGCGGGCCATTACCCGGCGATCGACATCGAACAGTCGATTTCGCGCGCCGCCCATTCGATCACCAGCCATGAGCACCAGCAAAAAGCCCGCAAGCTGAAACAATTGTATTCGCGCTATGAACGCAGCCGCGACCTGATCAGCGTGGGCGCCTACGCCGCCGGCACCGACCCGGTGCTGGACCAGGCGATCGCCCTGCATGAACGGATTGAAGCGTTTTTGCAACAGCAAATTACCGAGCGTGTCAGCATGGACGAGAGCTTGGGGCAACTTGCCGCTCTGTTCGAGTGA
- a CDS encoding SDR family NAD(P)-dependent oxidoreductase produces MSNNTPIALITGANRGLGKNAALKLAGTGVDLIITYRNNADEANAVAAEIRALGRHAVALQLDVADTRGFADFANAVSAVLASDWQRTQFDYLVNNAGSGVHASIAETTEAQFDAMVNVHLKGVFFLTQKLLPLLADGGRIVNLSSGLARFSNPGYAAYAAMKGGVEVLSRYMAQELGARGIAVNVVAPGAIETDFGGGVVRDNPAVNAHIASVTALGRVGLPDDIGGAIASLLQPGNRWITGQRIEVSGGMNL; encoded by the coding sequence ATGAGCAACAACACGCCAATCGCACTGATCACCGGCGCCAACCGCGGCCTGGGCAAGAACGCCGCACTGAAACTGGCCGGGACCGGCGTCGACCTGATCATTACCTACCGCAATAACGCCGACGAAGCGAACGCCGTCGCCGCCGAGATCCGGGCGCTGGGCCGCCATGCGGTGGCGCTGCAGCTGGATGTGGCCGACACGCGCGGCTTTGCCGACTTTGCCAACGCCGTCAGCGCCGTGCTGGCCAGCGACTGGCAGCGCACGCAGTTCGATTATCTGGTCAACAACGCCGGCAGCGGCGTGCATGCATCGATCGCCGAGACCACCGAAGCGCAATTCGACGCGATGGTGAACGTGCACCTGAAGGGGGTATTTTTCCTGACCCAGAAACTGCTGCCGCTGCTGGCCGATGGCGGGCGCATCGTCAACCTGTCGAGCGGGCTGGCGCGTTTCAGCAACCCTGGCTATGCCGCTTACGCGGCGATGAAGGGGGGCGTCGAGGTGCTCAGCCGTTACATGGCGCAAGAGCTGGGCGCACGCGGCATCGCCGTCAATGTGGTGGCACCGGGCGCGATCGAGACCGATTTCGGCGGCGGCGTGGTGCGCGACAATCCTGCCGTCAACGCCCACATTGCCTCGGTCACCGCGCTGGGAAGGGTGGGGCTGCCGGACGATATCGGCGGCGCCATCGCCTCGCTGCTGCAGCCCGGCAACCGCTGGATCACCGGCCAGCGCATCGAAGTGTCGGGCGGCATGAACCTGTAA
- the fliJ gene encoding flagellar export protein FliJ — MASPSQLATLIDLAQRETDDCAKRLGAALKALDDCQQKLQMLAGYRDDYAQRFEASMASGITPMAYRNFQAFMLKLDSAITGQQQVVNHAQARSEHEKASWQTAERKRMSYTTLNNRAQEQALKLENKRDQKAMDEHAARQAYYKR, encoded by the coding sequence ATGGCATCTCCTTCCCAACTTGCAACCCTGATCGATCTGGCCCAGCGCGAGACCGATGACTGCGCCAAGCGCCTGGGCGCGGCCCTGAAGGCGCTCGACGATTGCCAGCAAAAGCTGCAGATGCTGGCCGGCTACCGCGATGACTATGCGCAACGCTTCGAAGCGAGCATGGCCAGCGGCATTACGCCCATGGCTTACCGCAACTTCCAGGCGTTCATGCTCAAGCTCGACAGCGCCATCACGGGCCAGCAGCAGGTGGTCAATCACGCGCAGGCGCGCAGCGAGCATGAAAAGGCCAGCTGGCAAACGGCGGAGCGAAAACGCATGTCGTACACCACACTCAATAACCGGGCGCAGGAACAGGCCTTGAAGCTGGAAAACAAGCGCGACCAGAAAGCCATGGACGAACACGCGGCACGGCAAGCTTATTACAAACGTTAA
- a CDS encoding flagellar brake protein, whose protein sequence is MDSGLENWHDFEVESRREIVALLRSIGEKNQLIRMQVHGESDVCVTSILDIDAERDMVILDRPVDTGQSRRMVAASGITFETSLDKIRILFSSNSVEECMHGTTPALKMTVPETLIRLQRREYYRMNTPVSNPVRATIPMVTDEGTANVPFPLADISCGGIAIMDNKLVLGDTIGKNYPGCRIDLPEIGIITVTLQIRNSLDMTLLNNKLNRRLGCQFVDLSRGTLAQVQRYITRLERERNARIAGLS, encoded by the coding sequence ATGGATTCCGGCCTCGAAAACTGGCATGACTTTGAAGTGGAATCACGGCGGGAAATCGTCGCGCTGCTGCGCAGCATCGGCGAAAAGAATCAATTGATCCGCATGCAGGTGCATGGCGAATCCGACGTTTGCGTCACCTCCATCCTCGATATCGACGCCGAGCGCGACATGGTCATCCTCGACCGCCCCGTCGATACCGGCCAGAGCCGGCGCATGGTGGCCGCCAGCGGCATCACGTTTGAAACCTCGCTCGACAAGATCCGTATCCTGTTTTCCAGCAATTCGGTGGAAGAATGCATGCATGGCACCACGCCGGCCTTGAAAATGACCGTGCCCGAGACCCTGATCCGCTTGCAGCGGCGCGAGTATTACCGCATGAATACACCCGTCAGCAATCCGGTGCGCGCGACAATTCCCATGGTCACCGACGAAGGCACGGCCAACGTGCCGTTCCCGCTGGCCGACATCAGCTGCGGCGGCATCGCCATCATGGACAACAAACTGGTGCTGGGCGACACCATCGGCAAGAACTACCCGGGCTGCCGCATCGACCTGCCCGAGATCGGCATCATCACGGTGACGTTGCAAATTCGCAATTCGCTGGACATGACCCTGCTGAACAACAAGCTGAACCGCCGCCTGGGCTGCCAGTTCGTCGACCTGTCGCGCGGTACCCTGGCGCAGGTGCAGCGTTACATCACGCGACTCGAACGCGAGCGCAACGCGCGCATTGCCGGCCTGAGCTGA
- the fliF gene encoding flagellar basal-body MS-ring/collar protein FliF → MAVAEEIELNQPPPAPAPTRTPVESVQAFAKTPMGKNFLRGLGVAALIAIGVALYMWNQPPEYKVLFSNFTDRDGGAITASLDQLGIKHKFSEGGGAILVPTEQVHDARLKLAAQGLPKGGNVGFELMENQKLGVSQFLEQVNFQRALEGELAKSIESVSAVDTARVHLALPKPQVFVRDQQKPTASVLLNLHPGRGLDQLQVSAIVHLVASSVPELLPINVTVVDQAGSLLSNQERDKDRANGIKSLDPNQLKYVQQLQQSVIKQVESILLPIVGEGNVRAEATADVDFSQSEQAAETYKPNSPPEASTIRSQQTSESTGAGNANPSGVPGALSNQPPGVATAPLTAEAPGAPGAGAPTQPSQKESTTNYEVDKTVRYEQKSMGGLRRLSVAVVVNYRRNIAADGKVTVTPISPAEMVQINNLVKEAMGYNKDRGDSFSVANSPFDGIDRAPEGKLEWWRDPANLPLAKELAKFLITALILLYIFIKIVRPMLRPVMRKIDDFGAPPPVIEPELPKTDAENEVLLSEAELEELEEDTARGYRENLAMARKLAQDDPRVVANIIKAWIGNND, encoded by the coding sequence ATGGCTGTAGCGGAAGAGATCGAATTGAACCAACCCCCACCGGCGCCCGCCCCCACGCGCACCCCGGTTGAATCCGTGCAAGCGTTTGCCAAGACCCCGATGGGCAAGAATTTCCTGCGTGGCCTGGGCGTGGCGGCGCTGATCGCCATCGGCGTGGCGCTGTACATGTGGAACCAGCCGCCGGAATACAAAGTCCTGTTTTCCAATTTCACGGACCGCGACGGCGGCGCCATCACCGCCTCGCTGGACCAGCTGGGCATCAAGCACAAGTTTTCCGAAGGCGGCGGCGCGATCCTGGTGCCCACCGAGCAAGTCCACGATGCGCGCCTGAAACTGGCCGCGCAAGGCCTGCCGAAAGGCGGCAACGTGGGTTTCGAGTTGATGGAGAACCAGAAACTGGGCGTGTCGCAGTTCCTCGAACAGGTCAATTTCCAGCGCGCCCTCGAAGGCGAGCTGGCCAAGTCGATCGAATCGGTGTCGGCGGTCGACACGGCGCGCGTCCACCTGGCCCTGCCGAAACCGCAAGTCTTCGTGCGCGACCAGCAAAAACCGACCGCCTCGGTGCTGCTGAACCTGCATCCAGGCCGCGGCCTGGACCAGCTGCAGGTCAGCGCCATCGTGCACCTGGTGGCGTCCAGCGTGCCGGAATTGCTGCCTATCAATGTGACCGTGGTCGACCAGGCGGGCTCTTTGCTGTCCAACCAGGAACGCGACAAGGACCGCGCCAACGGCATCAAGAGCCTCGATCCGAACCAGCTGAAATACGTGCAGCAGTTGCAGCAAAGCGTGATCAAGCAGGTCGAATCGATCCTGCTGCCGATCGTCGGCGAAGGCAATGTGCGCGCCGAGGCGACCGCCGACGTCGATTTCTCGCAAAGCGAACAGGCGGCCGAAACCTACAAGCCGAACTCGCCGCCGGAAGCGTCGACCATCCGCAGCCAGCAAACGAGCGAGTCGACCGGCGCCGGCAATGCCAATCCGTCCGGCGTGCCGGGCGCGCTGTCGAACCAGCCGCCGGGCGTGGCCACCGCGCCGCTGACGGCCGAGGCGCCGGGCGCGCCTGGCGCGGGGGCGCCGACCCAGCCGTCGCAAAAGGAATCGACCACCAATTATGAAGTCGACAAGACCGTGCGCTACGAACAGAAGTCGATGGGCGGCCTGCGCCGCCTGTCGGTGGCGGTGGTGGTCAACTATCGCCGCAATATCGCCGCCGACGGCAAGGTGACGGTGACGCCGATTTCGCCGGCTGAAATGGTGCAGATCAATAACCTCGTCAAGGAGGCGATGGGCTACAACAAGGACCGCGGCGACAGCTTCAGCGTGGCCAATTCGCCGTTCGACGGCATCGACCGCGCGCCGGAAGGCAAGCTGGAATGGTGGCGCGACCCGGCCAACCTGCCGCTGGCCAAAGAACTGGCGAAGTTCCTGATCACGGCCCTGATCCTGCTGTATATCTTCATCAAGATCGTGCGCCCGATGCTGCGCCCGGTGATGCGCAAAATCGACGATTTCGGCGCGCCACCGCCCGTGATCGAGCCGGAGCTGCCGAAGACCGACGCGGAAAACGAGGTCCTGCTCAGCGAAGCCGAGCTGGAAGAACTGGAAGAAGACACCGCGCGCGGCTACCGCGAGAACCTGGCGATGGCCAGGAAGCTGGCGCAGGACGACCCGCGCGTGGTCGCCAACATCATCAAGGCATGGATAGGCAATAATGACTGA
- a CDS encoding LysR family transcriptional regulator, producing the protein MNKLELMKTFVRVTELSSFTQAAASLGLPKASVSEHVRDLELLLGARLLNRTTRKVSVTQDGLALYQRCKDMLADMDDMENMFRLDGTVLAGRLRIDMPTVAARQLVMPWLGEFLATYPNIQIEVSSTDRRVDLVREGFDCVLRAGDVQDPSLIARYLGTVPMVNCASPAYLRAHGTPQSVDELARHRLVHYVTTLGARSSGFEYVLDGQLHQLPMAGNVTVNNTEAFQGACLGGLGIAQMPLSGARAYLAAGTLVAVLPQHLAPPMPIALMYTHRRDLPKRTRVFMDWLSALIEREWMAG; encoded by the coding sequence ATGAACAAGCTGGAGCTGATGAAGACCTTCGTGCGGGTTACTGAGCTGAGCAGCTTTACGCAGGCGGCTGCCAGCCTGGGCCTGCCCAAGGCCAGCGTGTCCGAGCATGTGCGCGACCTGGAGCTGCTGCTGGGCGCGCGCTTGCTCAACCGTACCACGCGCAAGGTCAGCGTCACCCAGGACGGCCTGGCGCTGTACCAGCGCTGCAAGGACATGCTGGCCGACATGGACGACATGGAAAACATGTTCCGTCTTGACGGCACGGTGCTGGCCGGCCGCTTGCGCATCGACATGCCCACCGTGGCGGCCCGCCAGCTGGTGATGCCCTGGCTGGGCGAATTCCTGGCCACCTATCCGAATATCCAGATCGAAGTCAGCAGCACCGACCGGCGCGTCGACCTGGTGCGCGAGGGTTTCGATTGCGTATTGCGCGCCGGCGACGTGCAAGACCCGTCGCTGATCGCCCGTTACCTGGGCACGGTGCCGATGGTCAACTGCGCCAGTCCGGCCTACCTGCGCGCGCATGGCACGCCGCAGAGCGTGGACGAGCTGGCGCGGCACCGCCTGGTGCATTACGTCACCACGCTGGGCGCGCGCTCGTCCGGCTTCGAATACGTGCTGGACGGCCAGTTGCATCAGCTGCCGATGGCCGGCAATGTCACCGTCAACAATACGGAAGCATTCCAGGGCGCTTGCCTGGGCGGCCTCGGGATTGCCCAGATGCCCCTGAGTGGCGCGCGCGCCTATCTTGCCGCCGGCACGCTGGTGGCGGTCTTGCCGCAGCACCTGGCGCCGCCGATGCCGATCGCCCTGATGTATACGCATCGGCGCGACTTGCCGAAGAGAACCCGGGTCTTCATGGATTGGCTGAGCGCGCTGATCGAACGTGAGTGGATGGCAGGATAG
- the fliL gene encoding flagellar basal body-associated protein FliL, whose protein sequence is MKADPKADAALAPAGASKKKLIIIVLASVLVAGGVGGGAAWYFLHGKGDQEESSPSKKKKHSAAKAGPPVFVPIDSFTVNLQPENGEQYLQIAFTLQVASSEEMETIKVNMPKVRSRLLLLLSGKKASELNTVEGKQQLAAEIINQVNQPFEDRGPEQDVTDVLFTAFIIQ, encoded by the coding sequence ATGAAAGCAGATCCGAAAGCCGACGCGGCCCTGGCACCTGCGGGAGCTTCCAAAAAGAAGCTGATCATCATCGTCCTGGCCTCGGTGCTGGTGGCCGGCGGCGTGGGCGGCGGCGCGGCCTGGTATTTCTTGCATGGCAAGGGCGACCAGGAAGAATCGTCGCCGTCGAAGAAAAAGAAACATTCCGCAGCGAAAGCCGGCCCGCCCGTGTTCGTGCCGATCGATTCCTTCACCGTCAACCTGCAGCCCGAAAACGGCGAGCAATACCTGCAAATTGCCTTCACCCTGCAGGTGGCCAGTTCGGAAGAAATGGAAACCATCAAGGTGAACATGCCGAAGGTACGCAGCCGTTTGTTGCTGCTGCTGTCAGGCAAGAAGGCGTCCGAGCTCAATACGGTGGAAGGCAAGCAGCAGCTGGCGGCGGAAATCATCAACCAGGTGAACCAGCCGTTCGAGGACAGAGGGCCGGAACAGGACGTGACGGACGTATTATTTACCGCATTTATCATTCAATAA
- a CDS encoding EscU/YscU/HrcU family type III secretion system export apparatus switch protein, with product MLDDGKRKMPQTAVALAYQSGEAAPKVVAKGSGLIADKIISTAREHGVFVHESKELVALLMDIDLDSQIPPGLYRAIAELLAWLYHIESAKGGPLPPPPDTLAALPTDK from the coding sequence ATGCTGGATGACGGCAAGCGCAAGATGCCGCAGACGGCGGTCGCACTGGCCTACCAGAGCGGCGAGGCGGCGCCAAAGGTGGTGGCCAAGGGTAGCGGCCTGATCGCAGACAAGATCATCAGCACGGCGCGCGAGCATGGCGTGTTCGTGCATGAATCGAAGGAATTGGTGGCGCTGTTGATGGATATCGACCTGGACAGCCAGATTCCGCCCGGCCTGTATCGGGCGATTGCGGAACTGCTGGCCTGGTTATATCATATTGAATCTGCGAAAGGCGGGCCGCTCCCGCCGCCGCCCGATACGCTCGCGGCACTTCCCACCGACAAATAG
- the fliG gene encoding flagellar motor switch protein FliG — translation MTESTGLQKAAILMLALGESEAAEVMKFLGPREVLKLGAAMATMKGIAHEQVVDVLDDFREQTELNSTVGLDSDEYIRQVLTKALGDDKASVLLSRILGGKDASGIESLKWMDSQSVSELIRNEHPQIIATILVHLERDQACEILGHFTDRLRNDVVLRIATLDGVQPAALRELNDVLTKLLSGNENIKKSSLGGVRAAAEILNFMSGEQEGSVMDNIKNYDNDMAQKIMDEMFVFDNLIDIEDRGIQLLLREVQSEMLIIALKGASQELREKIFRNMSQRAGEMMREDLDSKGPVRLSEVESQQKQILQIVRRLADEGQIVLGGKGEDSFV, via the coding sequence ATGACTGAATCGACCGGACTGCAAAAAGCGGCCATCCTGATGCTGGCCCTGGGCGAGAGCGAGGCGGCCGAAGTGATGAAATTTCTCGGCCCGCGCGAAGTGCTGAAACTGGGCGCGGCGATGGCCACCATGAAGGGCATCGCCCACGAACAGGTGGTCGACGTGCTCGACGACTTCCGCGAGCAGACCGAGCTCAACTCCACCGTCGGCCTCGATTCGGACGAGTATATCCGTCAGGTGCTGACCAAGGCGCTGGGCGACGACAAGGCCTCGGTATTGCTGTCGCGCATATTGGGCGGCAAGGACGCGTCCGGCATCGAATCGCTGAAATGGATGGATTCGCAGTCGGTATCCGAGCTGATCCGCAACGAACACCCGCAGATCATCGCCACCATCCTGGTCCACCTGGAGCGCGACCAGGCCTGCGAAATCCTCGGCCACTTCACCGACCGCCTGCGCAACGACGTGGTGCTGCGCATCGCCACCCTGGACGGGGTGCAGCCGGCCGCGCTGCGCGAGCTGAACGACGTGCTGACGAAACTGCTGTCGGGCAATGAAAACATCAAGAAATCGTCGCTGGGCGGCGTACGCGCCGCCGCCGAGATTTTGAACTTCATGAGCGGCGAGCAGGAAGGCTCCGTGATGGACAATATCAAGAACTACGACAACGACATGGCGCAGAAGATCATGGACGAAATGTTCGTGTTCGACAACCTGATCGATATCGAGGATCGCGGCATCCAGCTGCTGCTGCGCGAAGTGCAGTCGGAAATGCTGATCATCGCCCTGAAAGGCGCCTCGCAGGAGCTGCGCGAGAAGATCTTCAGAAACATGTCGCAGCGCGCCGGCGAGATGATGCGCGAAGACCTCGATTCGAAAGGCCCGGTGCGCCTGTCGGAAGTGGAATCGCAGCAGAAGCAGATCCTGCAGATCGTGCGCCGCCTGGCGGACGAGGGGCAGATAGTCCTGGGTGGAAAAGGCGAGGATTCGTTTGTCTAA